Proteins encoded in a region of the Armatimonadota bacterium genome:
- a CDS encoding peptidase M42: MDFDLLKRLCETPGIPGKEDPIREVVKEALAPLVDSIEVDVMGNVVGVKRGNSARKVMLAAHMDEIGFMVRYIDDKGFVRLQPLGGFDARQLFAQRVLVHTRKGEVLHGVLAYSTKPAHMLTPEEMNRAPQIESFFVDLGMSAEQVKEKVSVGDMVTMDRTTESCGDTFFGKAMDDRVGVFVMIEAMRLLKDRRTEADIYAVATTQEEVGLRGATTAAYAIEPDIGIALDVTLANDYPGPSDTEMVTKLGQGVAIKIMDGSLICHPKLVEHFREIAEREQIPYQMEILPRGGTDAGALQRSRSGTVSITISVPTRYVHTVNEMVHRKDVEAAATLVARYLEEAHARDYRY, from the coding sequence ATGGACTTCGACCTGTTGAAACGGCTTTGTGAGACACCAGGCATTCCTGGCAAGGAAGACCCCATCCGCGAGGTGGTCAAAGAGGCGCTGGCTCCGTTGGTGGATAGCATCGAGGTGGATGTGATGGGCAACGTGGTGGGCGTGAAGCGGGGCAACAGCGCGCGCAAGGTGATGCTGGCAGCGCACATGGACGAAATCGGCTTCATGGTACGATACATCGACGATAAGGGTTTTGTACGCCTGCAGCCGCTGGGAGGGTTTGACGCGCGTCAGCTTTTTGCGCAGCGCGTGCTGGTGCATACCCGCAAGGGCGAGGTGTTGCATGGGGTGCTGGCATACTCCACCAAACCCGCGCACATGCTCACGCCCGAGGAGATGAACCGGGCGCCACAGATAGAGAGTTTCTTCGTGGACCTGGGCATGAGTGCCGAGCAGGTGAAGGAGAAGGTGTCTGTGGGCGATATGGTGACGATGGACCGCACGACCGAATCGTGCGGGGACACCTTCTTCGGCAAGGCGATGGATGACCGTGTGGGCGTGTTCGTGATGATTGAAGCCATGCGCTTGTTGAAGGACAGGCGCACGGAGGCAGACATCTACGCCGTTGCCACCACGCAGGAGGAGGTGGGCTTGCGCGGAGCTACAACGGCCGCTTACGCCATAGAACCCGATATCGGCATCGCGCTGGATGTGACACTGGCGAACGACTATCCGGGTCCCTCCGACACCGAGATGGTCACGAAGCTCGGGCAGGGGGTTGCCATCAAGATTATGGACGGCAGCCTGATATGCCATCCGAAGCTGGTAGAGCACTTCCGCGAGATTGCCGAGCGCGAGCAAATCCCATACCAAATGGAGATTCTGCCTCGCGGCGGCACCGACGCAGGTGCACTGCAGCGCAGTCGCTCGGGTACGGTGAGCATTACTATCAGCGTGCCCACGCGCTATGTGCACACGGTCAACGAGATGGTGCACCGCAAAGATGTAGAAGCGGCAGCCACGCTGGTAGCACGCTATCTCGAGGAGGCGCATGCCAGGGACTATCGGTACTGA